GCAGGAGCCCGAGGTAGGGCAGCGCATCGGCCCGCTTGAACGCGCGAAGGCCCGAGTTCAGGTCGGGAATCTCCGTGGCGGTCAGGTACTCGGCCAGGCGACGGATCATGAACTTGGCGGGCACGCGCAGCAGCTTGTGGGTGCCTTCCTCGGTGCGACGGGCGCCGACGACCTGCTGGGCCCGACCGGTCTCGAGGATGTCGATGAGCTCGGGGATCCGCTCGTTGGGGTAGGTCATGTCGGCGTCGGTCCACACGACGTACTTGCCGTAGGCCTCCTGGCTGCCGATCCGCCGGGCGGTGCCCGACCCGCGGTTGACCGGGAAACGCATCAGGCGGACGAAGGGGCGGCCCTCGACGGCGTCACCGGTGCCGTCGGTGGACCCGTCGTCGATGACGAGGATCTCGAAGGAGTAAGGACTCTCCTTCATCGCCGCGGTGATGCGGTCGACCTCCTGGCCGATGTGGCCCACCTCGTTGAGGGCGGGAAGGACAACGGTGACGTCGAGGTCGGTCACGGGGGGCATCTGCTCGTTCATGGCTGCACGGATGGTACGACGAGCAGGCGAGGGCACACGCTGGCCGCCCGGCCGCCTACGCTGCGTGCCGATGAGCCACTCCTCCTCCCACACCCGCGCGACCGTCGCCGTCGCCGCCGGCCGGCCCGACCGCGTGCCCGGCAACCCGCTGTCGCAGCCGCCGGAGTTCGCCTCCGTCCGGCACGCGCCGACCCCGTCGGAGTACGGCCGCTACACCAACACCTCCTTCGATGCGGTCGAAGCCGCCATCGGGGCGCTGGAGGGCGGCACCGCGGTCGTGTTCGCCTCCGGGATGGCCGCGATCTCGGCGCTCGTCGAGGTCGCCGTCAGGGGGCGACCGGGCCTGGTCCAGCCGCTGGACGGCTACCACGGGACCCGTGCGCTGCTGGACGCCACGACCGGGCTGCTGACCGACTCGGTGGATGTCGCCAACACCGAGGCGTTCCTCGACGCGCTGCCCATCGGCGGCGTCGCGTGGGTCGAGAGCCCCACGAACCCGCTGATCACCGTCGCCGACCTGGGGGCGTTGGCCGACGGCGTCGCCGCGAAGGACGGGATGCTGGTGGTGGACTCCACCGCTGCCTCGCCGGTGGTCCAGCGCCCGCTGGAGCTGGGCGCCGACGTGGTGGTGCACTCGGTCACCAAGTTCCTCGCCGGCCACTCCGACCTGCTGATGGGGGCGGTCGTCACCCGCAACGAACAGCTGGTCGAGGCGCTTCGGGCCCACCGCGGCCTGCACGGCGCCATCCCCGGGCCGATGGACTGCTTCCTCGCCCTGCGTGGCATCCGCACCCTCGACGTGCGCGTGCAGCGAGGGCAGGCCAACGCGCTGGAGCTCGCGCGTCGACTGGACGCCCACCCGCTGGTGCAGCGTGTCCACTATCCCGGCCTGCCGACGGACCCCGGTCACGAGGTCGCGACCCGACAGATGGACGGCTACGGCGCGCTGCTGTCGTTCGTCCTGCCGACCGCCGAGGCCGCCGACACCGTCTGCGCCGCCGCCGAGCTGATCGTGTACGCCACGAGCCTCGGCGGGGTCGAGTCGTCGATGGAACGTCGCAACCGCCAGCCGGGCGAGGAGGCGACCCACCCGGGCCTGATCCGCCTGAGCGTCGGCATCGAGGACGTCGAGGACCTGTGGGCGGACCTGTCCGCCGGACTCGACGCGGCGGCGGACGCCGCCGGATGACCGTCGAGGAGCTGCGGGCGGCGATCGAAGCGGCCTTCGCCGGTGACCCCGACGACGCCGCGGAGCTGTTCGCCGACGACGCGGTGCTGGTCGACACCGTCGGCGAGCCGCCGGTCGAGGGACAGGACGCGGTCCTCGCGCACTTCCTGGCCTACGGCGGTCGACGCGAGGTCGCGGCCGTGCACGACGTCTGGCTGGCCGGTGACCGCGGCGCGCTGTCCTACACGGTGTGGTTCCGCGCGGACTCCCACGCCTACGGCCAGCACGGCCGGGTGCTGCTGACCCTCGATGCCCCCGTCGAGGAGGACGGGCGGATCAGCCGCTGGGACGGGGTCTGGGTCGAACGCGACGCCGACCTCTCGCCCTGGGGCGACGACTGACCCCGGAGGTCACGAGCCCTGCCCGGGCAGGTCACGGGCGACGACCTTGCCCGTGGGGTTGCGTGGCAGCTCGTCGAGGAACGTGACGTCGCGGGGGACGCTGAAGTTGGCGAGGTTGGCCTTGACATGGGCGCGGAGCTCGTCGGGATCCGGTGGGTTGTCTCGGTCGGTGGGCACGACGAAGGCCGCCAGGCGCTGGCCGAACTCCTCGTCGTCGACACCGATGACCGCGGCTTCCTTGACGTCGTCACGGTGGGCCAGGAGGTCCTCGACCTCCTTGGGGAAGACGTTCTCGCCACCGGAGACGATCATGTCGTCGTCGCGGCCGGAGACGTACAGCCGGCCCTCGGCGTCCAGCGAGCCGACGTCACCGGTGGCCATGAGCCCGTCGATGGACTCCTTGCCGGCAACGTCACCGGTGTACCCCTCGAACAGCAGGTCGTTGCCGACGAAGATGCGCCCGATCTCCCCGGCGGGCACGTCGCGCCCGTCGTCGTCGAGGACCCGCAGCGCGGTGCCGAGCGGTGGCTTGCCGGCCGTCCCCGGTGCGGCACGCAGGTCCTCCGGTGTGGCGATCGTGGCCCAGCTGACCTCGGTCGAGCCGTAGAGGTTGTACAGGGTGGGACCGAAGGCCTCCATCCACTTCGTGGCCAGCGGACCGGGCAGGGCCGAGCCGCTGGACGCGACGATCCGCAGGTGCGCGAAGTCGCGTTGGGGTCGTTCGTCGGGCGCAAGCTCGAGGATGCGCTGCAGCATGACGGGGACTGCGGCCATGACGGTGCAGCGGTGGGCCGACAGGTCCGCCAACGCCTGGGCGGGCTCGAACCGGCGGCGCAGCACGACCGTTGACCGCATCGCGGCGGCGATCTGCAGGTTCGCCAGCCCCCACGTGTGGAACAGCGGCGGCAGGACGAGGCTGGCCTCGTCGGCGCGGACGGGGATGCGGGAGAGGATCGCGGCCAGCGCGTCGGGACCGCCGGACGAGGGACGCTGCGCGCCCTTGGGCGCACCGGTCGTGCCCGAGGTCATGACCACGGTGCGACCGTGTTCGGCAGGCTTGGGTGGCTCGGGCCGGCCCACCCCTGCCGCGACCAGCGTCTGGGTGGTCCAGCCGTCGTGGTCGTCGGGGCCCGTTCCGCACAGCACGCGCGGAACGTCGGCGTCGACCTCCTCGAGCTTGTCGAGCAGGTCGACGTCGACGACGAGGACCTCGATGCCCTGCTGCTCGGCGACGACGGCCGCCTGGGCCGGACTCATCCCGGTGTTGAGCAGGATGACGTGGGCACCGATCCGCCCGCAGGCCAGCAGCGCCTCGACGAAGCCAGCGTGGTTGCGGGCCAGCAGCCCGACCGTGGACCCGGCCGTCACGTCGAGCTCCCGCGACATCGCGGCCGCGAGCGCCCCCGCACGGTGGTCGAGCTCGGCGAACGTCACCATGCCGTGGTCGTCGACGATCGCCGGTCGGTCACCGACGGCAGCGGCTGCCCCGGCGTAGAGGCCCGCGATCGTCGTGCCGTACCGCAGCAGGGCCGGGAGGATCGGTGCGCCGCGATGCAGGCGGAGCGGGACGATGCCCGACCTGGCGATCGTCCAGGCGATCCGCCCGTACTTGACCCCGCCGCCGAGGGCCGTCGCCGCCCGCCCGCTCAACCCGTTCGTTGCTCGCTCCATGGCGGTGGAGTGAAGCACACCTCCACCCTGTCGCCGGTGTCGGGTTGGCTCAGGCGCCTGTTGCCTCTGCAGCCAGGGTGCCATTCACCGCGAGGTCGTCGGTCGGCGCGTCCTCCTCGGCGCCCGGTGGGACCACGATGGCGGTGACCGGCACGTCGTACTGGCGTCGCAGCGCCGTGGGGACGTCGGCACGCAACCAGCGGGACAGCGCATGGTCGAGCGTGCAGAGGACGATCTCGTCGATGGGCTCGGCGGTCATGACCGACGCGGCAGCCCGCAGGGGGTTGGCGTCACCGATCCGACCGTGGGCCACGATCCCCACGTCGGTGAGCATCGCCACGGCCCGGCGCAGCCTGAAGCGCGCTTGGGCCAGACCGGCGTCGTCGGTCCGGGCATCGAGCCCAGCCTCCGCCGCCGCCGGCCGACCCGCGCCCGGGGCACTCGCCAGGTGCTCCGACGGAGTGGCAGGAACGACCACGAACACGCTGACGCGTTCGTGGGCCCGCAGGCGTGCATGCATCGTCGCCATGACTGACTCGGACCCGAGCGTCTGGTTGGCGATCAGAAGGATGCGGTGCACCCCGTCGTCCGATGCGAACTGGCGATACAACGGGCGCGCTTCGTGGGCACCCGGGTAGGCCAGCACCTCCAGCACCTCACCCGGCACGCGGTGATCGTGTGCCATGTGATCCGCGAGCTCGGCCCTGTTGGTGAAGCGCAGCGGACAACGGATACAGGTGTGAATGGTCATGGACGACCTCCTCCAAGGCGACTGTCCTCCGGGAGAGGTGGTTTCGTCAAGGGCGGGTCCGTCCGTCCGGTCCCGGCCAGGCATCCGACCGGCCCCCTGCCGTCCACGAGGGAGGCGTTCGCCCCTTCTTCCGCGCCCGTGGACGGCGTCCTTACCGGGGGCTCAGCACCCGGGGTCGAGCCGTTCGGCCAACGACGACCGCAGACCCTCGGTGAACGCGGCATCACCGACGACCGCCACCTGACTGGCGCAGCCCGGGAGGGCCGCAGCGGTATCGGCGGGCAGGGTGTCCTGACCGGCCATCAGGACCGCCCAGCCCCGGTCGGCAGCCAGGCCGGCACCGGCGAGCCCGCTTGCCCACCCGTCCTCGGCGAACCCGTCGATCAACACCACCCCGGTGCCTGCGACGAGCTGCTGGGCGATCGCCACCGCGGTACCCGTGCGGCTGCTGCCGGCGACCCTGTCGGGGGCGGGCAGGGAGGCCATCACCGCGTCGCTGACGGCGGCGGTCCCGCCCACCACGACGGTCATCGCGATGCGGAGCTCCTGAAGGGCCGCATCCACCTCGGGCGACAGCGATGTCGAGTCGGTCAGGAGGACCGGCGAGGCCGTGTCGGCCGTCCACGCCCCAACAGCCAC
The nucleotide sequence above comes from Euzebya pacifica. Encoded proteins:
- a CDS encoding trans-sulfuration enzyme family protein; translated protein: MSHSSSHTRATVAVAAGRPDRVPGNPLSQPPEFASVRHAPTPSEYGRYTNTSFDAVEAAIGALEGGTAVVFASGMAAISALVEVAVRGRPGLVQPLDGYHGTRALLDATTGLLTDSVDVANTEAFLDALPIGGVAWVESPTNPLITVADLGALADGVAAKDGMLVVDSTAASPVVQRPLELGADVVVHSVTKFLAGHSDLLMGAVVTRNEQLVEALRAHRGLHGAIPGPMDCFLALRGIRTLDVRVQRGQANALELARRLDAHPLVQRVHYPGLPTDPGHEVATRQMDGYGALLSFVLPTAEAADTVCAAAELIVYATSLGGVESSMERRNRQPGEEATHPGLIRLSVGIEDVEDLWADLSAGLDAAADAAG
- a CDS encoding nuclear transport factor 2 family protein, which produces MTVEELRAAIEAAFAGDPDDAAELFADDAVLVDTVGEPPVEGQDAVLAHFLAYGGRREVAAVHDVWLAGDRGALSYTVWFRADSHAYGQHGRVLLTLDAPVEEDGRISRWDGVWVERDADLSPWGDD
- a CDS encoding glycosyltransferase family 2 protein translates to MNEQMPPVTDLDVTVVLPALNEVGHIGQEVDRITAAMKESPYSFEILVIDDGSTDGTGDAVEGRPFVRLMRFPVNRGSGTARRIGSQEAYGKYVVWTDADMTYPNERIPELIDILETGRAQQVVGARRTEEGTHKLLRVPAKFMIRRLAEYLTATEIPDLNSGLRAFKRADALPYLGLLPTGFSCVTTITLSFLSNGLVVEYMPIDYAQRAGRSHFHPIKDAYRYILQVVRMVTFFEPLRVFVPMALMLLFLGGAKFLYDVIGGAITNGDPFALSINTVLLLITGLILFSMGLLADLIVRTSKHSAGPNRQ
- a CDS encoding AMP-binding protein, with product MERATNGLSGRAATALGGGVKYGRIAWTIARSGIVPLRLHRGAPILPALLRYGTTIAGLYAGAAAAVGDRPAIVDDHGMVTFAELDHRAGALAAAMSRELDVTAGSTVGLLARNHAGFVEALLACGRIGAHVILLNTGMSPAQAAVVAEQQGIEVLVVDVDLLDKLEEVDADVPRVLCGTGPDDHDGWTTQTLVAAGVGRPEPPKPAEHGRTVVMTSGTTGAPKGAQRPSSGGPDALAAILSRIPVRADEASLVLPPLFHTWGLANLQIAAAMRSTVVLRRRFEPAQALADLSAHRCTVMAAVPVMLQRILELAPDERPQRDFAHLRIVASSGSALPGPLATKWMEAFGPTLYNLYGSTEVSWATIATPEDLRAAPGTAGKPPLGTALRVLDDDGRDVPAGEIGRIFVGNDLLFEGYTGDVAGKESIDGLMATGDVGSLDAEGRLYVSGRDDDMIVSGGENVFPKEVEDLLAHRDDVKEAAVIGVDDEEFGQRLAAFVVPTDRDNPPDPDELRAHVKANLANFSVPRDVTFLDELPRNPTGKVVARDLPGQGS